A single region of the Pseudomonas mandelii genome encodes:
- a CDS encoding penicillin acylase family protein, whose translation MKRVLTVLVLLIVTLVIGVGGYVYIKQPTRQGQVELQHLQGSVTVRYDERGVPHIRAENETDLYRTLGYVQAQDRLFQMEAMRRLARGELAEILGPKLIDTDKLFRSLRIRERAESYVAALDRQSPAWKALEAYLDGINQYQDTHAAPMEFDVLGIHKRPFTAEDSISVAGYMAYSFAAAFRTEPLLTFVRDQLGVEYLSVFELDWQPKGVLAKTRTPGPALAAGDWKDLNALARLSEQALADNGLPQFEGSNAWVIAGNRSKSGKPLLAGDPHIRFSVPSVWYEAQLSAPGFELYGHHQALVPFAFLGHNLDFGWSLTMFQNDDLDLIAEKINPDNPNQVWYRGKWVDMVNTEQQIAVKGQAPVTLKLRQSPHGPIINDVLGSAAGKTPVSMWWAFLETPNPILEGFYQLNRADTLAKARAAAAKVQAPGLNIVYANAKGDIGWWASALLPKRAAGVKPGFILDGSTNQADKDGFYPFSANPQEENPARGYIVSANFQPVSPTGMEIPGYYNLADRGQQLNHQLSDKSVKWDNEANQKLQLGTTTAYGPRLLAPLLPVLREGVSDPAELKLVEQLAQWKGDYPLDSTSATLFNQFLFNLADATMHDELGNDFFEALLSTRVIDAALPRLAATADSPWWDNRNTLGKETRADTVKVAWQASIAHLKTTLGPDVAHWQWGKAHTLTHDHPLGVQKPLDRIFNVGPFAAPGTHEVPNNLSAKIGPAPWPVTYGPSTRRLVDFADPAHSLTINPVGQSGVPFDSHYEDQAEAYVEGIYYEAHFNNEEVTANTRSTLKLLPARSAQ comes from the coding sequence ATGAAACGCGTCCTGACCGTACTTGTATTGCTGATCGTCACGCTCGTCATCGGGGTCGGCGGGTACGTGTACATCAAGCAGCCGACGCGCCAGGGCCAGGTGGAGTTGCAGCATCTTCAGGGCTCGGTGACCGTGCGTTACGACGAGCGCGGCGTGCCGCATATCCGCGCCGAAAACGAAACCGACCTCTACCGCACCCTCGGCTACGTGCAGGCTCAGGATCGGTTGTTCCAGATGGAAGCCATGCGCCGCCTCGCCCGGGGTGAGCTGGCCGAAATCCTCGGTCCGAAACTGATCGACACCGACAAACTGTTCCGCAGCTTGCGTATCCGGGAGCGCGCCGAGAGTTATGTGGCCGCACTGGATCGTCAGTCACCGGCATGGAAGGCGCTGGAAGCCTATCTGGATGGCATCAACCAGTATCAGGACACTCACGCGGCGCCCATGGAGTTCGACGTGCTGGGCATCCACAAGCGCCCGTTCACCGCCGAAGACAGCATCAGCGTCGCCGGTTACATGGCGTACAGTTTTGCCGCCGCGTTTCGCACCGAGCCTTTACTGACGTTTGTGCGCGACCAACTGGGCGTCGAGTACCTGAGTGTTTTCGAACTCGACTGGCAGCCCAAAGGCGTATTGGCCAAGACGCGCACACCCGGCCCCGCCCTCGCTGCCGGTGACTGGAAAGACCTGAACGCCCTCGCCCGCCTGAGCGAACAGGCCTTGGCCGACAACGGCCTGCCGCAGTTCGAAGGCAGCAACGCCTGGGTGATTGCCGGCAACCGCAGCAAAAGCGGCAAGCCGCTGCTGGCCGGTGACCCGCACATTCGCTTCTCGGTGCCGTCGGTATGGTACGAGGCGCAATTGTCGGCGCCGGGCTTCGAGCTCTACGGTCATCATCAGGCGCTGGTGCCGTTTGCCTTTCTCGGCCACAACCTGGACTTCGGCTGGAGCCTGACGATGTTCCAGAACGACGACCTCGACCTGATCGCCGAGAAGATCAACCCGGACAACCCGAACCAGGTCTGGTATCGCGGCAAATGGGTCGACATGGTCAACACCGAGCAACAGATCGCGGTGAAAGGCCAGGCGCCGGTCACCCTGAAGCTGCGCCAGTCGCCCCACGGCCCGATCATCAACGATGTGCTGGGCAGCGCCGCCGGCAAGACACCGGTGTCCATGTGGTGGGCGTTCCTTGAAACGCCGAACCCGATCCTCGAAGGTTTCTACCAGCTCAACCGCGCCGACACCCTGGCCAAGGCCCGCGCCGCAGCGGCCAAGGTTCAGGCACCGGGATTGAACATCGTCTACGCCAACGCCAAGGGCGACATCGGTTGGTGGGCCTCGGCGCTGCTGCCCAAACGTGCGGCCGGGGTGAAGCCCGGTTTCATCCTCGACGGCAGCACCAATCAGGCGGACAAGGACGGTTTCTACCCGTTCAGCGCCAACCCGCAGGAAGAAAATCCGGCGCGCGGCTACATCGTCTCGGCCAACTTCCAGCCCGTGTCGCCGACCGGCATGGAGATTCCCGGTTACTACAACCTCGCCGATCGCGGCCAGCAACTCAATCATCAGCTCAGCGACAAGAGCGTGAAATGGGACAACGAGGCCAACCAGAAGCTGCAACTGGGCACCACCACCGCCTACGGCCCGCGTCTGTTGGCGCCGCTGTTGCCGGTACTGCGTGAAGGGGTGAGCGATCCCGCCGAACTGAAACTGGTCGAGCAACTGGCGCAATGGAAAGGCGATTACCCGCTGGATTCCACCAGCGCCACGCTGTTCAACCAGTTCCTGTTCAACCTGGCCGACGCGACGATGCACGATGAGCTGGGGAATGATTTTTTCGAGGCCCTGCTCTCGACTCGCGTGATCGACGCTGCGCTACCCCGCCTGGCCGCGACGGCCGATTCGCCGTGGTGGGACAACCGCAACACCCTCGGCAAGGAAACCCGCGCCGATACAGTGAAAGTGGCCTGGCAAGCGAGCATCGCCCACCTCAAGACCACCCTTGGCCCTGACGTCGCGCACTGGCAGTGGGGCAAGGCGCACACCCTGACCCACGATCACCCCTTGGGCGTGCAGAAGCCGCTGGACCGAATCTTCAACGTCGGCCCGTTCGCGGCGCCCGGCACCCATGAAGTGCCGAACAACCTCTCGGCCAAGATTGGCCCGGCGCCGTGGCCGGTGACGTATGGCCCATCGACGCGGCGCCTGGTGGACTTTGCCGACCCGGCCCACAGCCTGACCATCAACCCGGTCGGCCAGAGCGGCGTGCCGTTCGACAGCCATTACGAAGACCAGGCCGAAGCGTATGTCGAAGGGATTTACTACGAGGCGCACTTCAATAACGAAGAAGTCACGGCCAATACGCGCAGTACGTTGAAGCTGTTGCCGGCGCGAAGTGCTCAATAG
- a CDS encoding DUF6436 domain-containing protein has protein sequence MRPAYRTTLLASLLALVCAGVLWAAYDWFQGRYLRAFSSHTALFSGDPLRLPADLAGPGAIRLVHFWDPACPCNVGNQQHLTELVDQYVPQGVEFYAVQKPGSHGQLPSTLSRLKTITVLPGSEQIPASPAVAIWDRSGKLAYFGPYSEGLTCNSNNSFIEPILQALSEGRAVGATHTLAVGCYCPWPEEAK, from the coding sequence ATGCGCCCGGCCTACCGCACCACACTGCTTGCCAGCCTGCTCGCCCTCGTGTGTGCCGGCGTCTTGTGGGCGGCCTATGACTGGTTTCAGGGGCGCTACCTGCGCGCCTTCAGTTCACACACCGCGTTATTTTCCGGTGATCCGCTGCGCCTGCCCGCCGACCTCGCCGGCCCCGGCGCCATACGCCTGGTGCACTTCTGGGACCCGGCCTGCCCGTGCAATGTCGGCAACCAGCAACACCTGACTGAACTGGTCGATCAATACGTACCGCAGGGCGTGGAGTTTTACGCGGTCCAAAAACCCGGCAGCCACGGTCAGTTGCCCAGCACCTTGAGCCGCCTGAAAACCATCACCGTTCTCCCGGGTTCCGAACAGATCCCCGCCAGCCCGGCGGTGGCGATCTGGGACCGCAGCGGCAAACTGGCCTACTTCGGCCCGTACAGCGAAGGCCTGACCTGCAATTCGAACAACAGCTTTATCGAGCCCATCCTGCAAGCACTCAGCGAAGGTCGTGCGGTGGGCGCCACCCATACGCTGGCGGTCGGTTGCTACTGTCCTTGGCCGGAGGAAGCGAAGTAA
- a CDS encoding phospholipase BipL, translating into MSATFDPDHLRASLRPLAEWQPLSVEALAYQRFYGLDFPGRMLRRGLGRFGVDGYEVVSQVWWPDQAKATLFMFHGFYDHTGLYRHVIEWALDQGFAVIACDLPGHGLSSGERASIKDFAEYQHTLEGLLAEAQSLDLPQPWHLCGQSTGGAIVIDHVLNHGADSPAQGQVILLSPLVRPRAWGWSQLSYYLLKPFVNGIARRFSENSNDPEFLSFLQADPLQALRLPTAWVGALARWIKRIEAAPNSPRRPLIVQGQSDMTVDWEHNLEVLKAKFDRPQVLMLPEARHHLANETVGLRREYFGFLTKRIKGRNL; encoded by the coding sequence ATGTCTGCCACTTTCGACCCCGATCATTTGCGCGCCAGCCTGCGGCCATTGGCCGAATGGCAGCCGCTTTCGGTGGAAGCGCTGGCCTATCAGCGGTTTTACGGGCTGGATTTTCCGGGGCGAATGCTGCGCCGCGGATTGGGGCGTTTCGGGGTCGATGGCTATGAAGTGGTCAGCCAGGTCTGGTGGCCTGACCAGGCGAAGGCGACCCTGTTTATGTTCCATGGCTTCTACGATCACACCGGGCTCTACCGACATGTGATCGAGTGGGCGCTGGATCAGGGCTTCGCAGTGATTGCCTGCGACTTGCCGGGGCATGGTCTGTCCAGTGGCGAGCGGGCGAGCATCAAGGATTTCGCCGAGTATCAGCACACCCTGGAAGGGTTGCTTGCCGAGGCGCAGTCGCTTGACCTCCCACAGCCGTGGCATCTGTGCGGGCAAAGTACTGGCGGGGCGATCGTGATCGATCATGTACTTAACCACGGTGCAGACAGTCCGGCCCAGGGTCAGGTGATTCTGCTGTCACCGCTGGTTCGGCCGCGCGCCTGGGGCTGGTCGCAGCTCAGTTATTACCTGCTCAAGCCTTTCGTGAACGGCATTGCCAGGCGCTTCAGCGAGAACTCCAACGACCCTGAGTTCCTGTCGTTCCTGCAAGCCGATCCGTTGCAAGCGCTGCGACTGCCAACGGCGTGGGTCGGTGCGTTGGCGCGGTGGATCAAGCGAATCGAGGCGGCACCGAACAGTCCACGGCGACCGCTGATTGTGCAGGGGCAGTCGGACATGACGGTGGATTGGGAGCATAACCTTGAGGTGTTGAAGGCCAAGTTTGATCGGCCGCAGGTATTGATGCTGCCGGAGGCGCGGCATCATCTGGCGAATGAGACGGTTGGGTTGCGGCGGGAGTATTTCGGGTTTTTGACCAAGCGGATCAAGGGTCGGAATCTTTAG
- a CDS encoding DUF2059 domain-containing protein translates to MRRLFFSLLMLCVLPAWADGHDQLYKVAGWPDQRAHFNDALSAAQQRYQNSLPPAVFQALVNNSNQRFASQAVDQRAEAQLRKSLADPQPALTFFQSPLGKKIVAAELLATRRDQLAKNAKGLPKIQASDSRLLIIGHLAQALPAREAGAEVSLAIAGVAADSLSSMIPGLLGGGQAQGVLNGQRQRLMEQIGADLNNTLLYVYRDLSDEELEEFATFAESTEGKAYYQAALAAIRAGLAVGQDPANLSQ, encoded by the coding sequence ATGCGCCGTTTGTTTTTTTCATTGCTGATGCTCTGTGTGTTGCCCGCTTGGGCAGACGGCCACGACCAGTTGTACAAGGTCGCCGGTTGGCCAGATCAGCGCGCGCATTTTAACGACGCCCTCTCTGCCGCTCAGCAGCGCTACCAGAACAGCCTGCCACCGGCGGTGTTTCAAGCCTTGGTGAACAACAGCAATCAACGTTTCGCCTCCCAGGCCGTGGACCAGCGCGCCGAAGCTCAATTGCGCAAAAGCCTCGCCGATCCGCAACCTGCGCTGACCTTCTTTCAATCGCCCCTGGGCAAGAAAATCGTCGCCGCCGAATTGCTGGCGACCCGTCGCGATCAACTGGCGAAAAACGCCAAGGGTTTGCCGAAGATTCAGGCCAGTGACAGCCGTCTGCTGATCATCGGCCACCTGGCCCAGGCCCTGCCCGCTCGCGAGGCTGGTGCGGAAGTCAGCCTGGCGATCGCCGGTGTCGCGGCTGACAGCCTGAGTTCGATGATCCCGGGGTTGCTCGGTGGCGGTCAGGCGCAAGGGGTGTTGAACGGACAGCGCCAGCGTTTGATGGAACAGATTGGTGCTGATCTGAACAACACGCTGTTGTATGTGTATCGCGATCTGTCGGATGAAGAACTGGAAGAGTTCGCCACGTTTGCCGAGTCCACCGAGGGCAAGGCTTATTACCAGGCAGCGCTGGCAGCCATTCGGGCGGGGTTGGCGGTGGGGCAGGATCCGGCGAATCTCAGTCAGTAA
- a CDS encoding 2OG-Fe(II) oxygenase, translating to MRAMQISSDHPLLLRIVDDLAERGWSQQNIFLPLGLTRKLAAECRKRAAEGELAPAAVGRGPTSEIREGIRGDHIQWIEPGQALACDSYLSLMDSLREAMNRGLYLGLEDFESHFALYPPGAFYLKHVDRFRDDDRRMVSAVIYLNDGWLPEHGGQLRMYLEDGVEHDVVPTGGCLVVFLSGEVPHEVLPATRDRLSLTGWFRRRGNEPF from the coding sequence ATGCGCGCCATGCAAATATCCTCTGATCACCCGCTGCTGTTACGTATCGTCGACGACCTGGCCGAGCGCGGCTGGTCGCAGCAGAATATTTTCCTGCCTCTGGGTCTGACCCGGAAACTGGCGGCTGAGTGCCGTAAACGTGCAGCTGAGGGCGAACTGGCCCCGGCGGCCGTGGGGCGAGGGCCGACGTCGGAGATTCGCGAGGGGATCCGCGGCGACCACATCCAGTGGATCGAGCCCGGCCAGGCGTTGGCGTGCGACAGTTACCTGAGCTTGATGGACAGCCTGCGCGAGGCGATGAATCGCGGGTTGTACCTGGGCCTGGAAGATTTCGAAAGCCATTTTGCCCTGTACCCGCCCGGTGCGTTTTACCTCAAGCATGTCGATCGTTTTCGGGATGACGACCGGCGCATGGTTTCGGCGGTGATCTACCTCAATGACGGCTGGCTGCCCGAGCACGGAGGCCAGTTGCGCATGTACCTGGAGGACGGCGTCGAACACGACGTGGTGCCCACTGGCGGATGCCTGGTGGTGTTTCTGTCAGGCGAGGTGCCTCACGAAGTCCTGCCCGCGACCCGGGATCGCCTTTCATTGACGGGCTGGTTCCGGCGCCGCGGTAACGAGCCGTTCTGA
- a CDS encoding DUF523 domain-containing protein: MQKILVSRCLLGHRVRYDGGASGPFDQLQQWLDEGRVVPLCPEVAGGLPTPRAAAEIPGGQGGEVLDGHASVITTEGEDVSAEFLSGAYQALELVRKHDIRIAVLKANSPSCGNLLTYDGSFSGVKVSGEGVTAALLKRHGVQVFSELELAEASAALTAQD; encoded by the coding sequence ATGCAGAAGATTCTGGTAAGCCGCTGCCTGCTGGGCCATCGCGTGCGTTACGACGGCGGGGCGAGCGGGCCGTTCGATCAGCTTCAACAGTGGCTCGATGAAGGTCGCGTGGTGCCGTTGTGCCCGGAGGTTGCCGGTGGTTTGCCAACACCCAGGGCTGCAGCGGAAATTCCGGGCGGGCAGGGCGGTGAAGTGCTGGATGGCCACGCCTCCGTCATCACTACCGAGGGTGAGGATGTCAGCGCCGAGTTTCTCTCGGGGGCTTATCAGGCGCTGGAGTTGGTGCGAAAGCACGACATCCGCATCGCCGTGCTCAAGGCCAACAGCCCGTCGTGCGGGAACTTGCTGACGTATGACGGGAGCTTCAGCGGTGTGAAGGTCAGCGGCGAGGGGGTGACGGCGGCGTTGCTCAAGCGCCATGGTGTGCAAGTCTTCAGTGAGTTGGAGCTGGCCGAAGCGTCCGCTGCATTGACCGCGCAAGACTAA